The sequence TGCTGAGCACATATCCATGTCTATAACACATAACATTTCTACCATCAATTGCTTTGAATCTGACCAAAAGCAATTGCTTTTCTAATAATTAGTGTTTTCAAATACCAAATTGGAGAGACTGGTTGAACCGGAAACCGGTCCAGTTTGGTGTTTAAAACTGGAAATCTGGTCAATTTGCATTTGCTTGCCGATCTCGAAAAATGAGGTCAAATTCTTTATTGTTTGATCTGAACCATTTTCACATTTATGAGTCGCATAGGGAGTTGCAGAGCGCAGAATGTCCAACATTTATATTTCCATTTTGAGAAACGACACCATGGAGTTTGTATTACTTCTGGGACATTGTCCAGGCGAAGCCATTACCTTTTAAAACATGGCATATGCAATAATGCAAGAatatcatcacatttaatgtCTATATTTCTAGTGCTACTTCACTATTGTTTTCAAACGAAACTGCTATTACAGACAGATAAATTGCAGGCCAATAAAGGATTAATAACATGATTATTATTGtgaatcaaaatatctttattttgacAAACACTTAGGAAGGAGACTTCATTTCGTTTTTGATAGCAGTAACCAACTGATCATAAGCTTCTGCCCATGCATTCTTCATGTCAGGTGACCACATTTCTGGTACTGCTTCCTTTATAGTTTCGAGCAATGCAAACTTAGTGACCTAAAAATCATCAACGGGATTGTTAACTTGGATCCCACAACTTATTCTGTAAACCGGTAACAGCTTAAAGACGACAGAAATTTTACCTCAAAATGTTCATCAACGACCCCATATCTGAAATGAGTAGCTCCTAAATCTTTCAGATTGGATTCTTTCACAGTAACTTTACCAGCCTTCCTAAGTAGCACAGCTGATTCACAGGTCTGCATGAGGTAGAAATTCTCAGGCTTATAACAACAGTATGTTCTAAGCCTAACTTCTAAAATAGCTCAACAAATATGCATCTAAGTGCAGCTTAATAGTTGGTTTCTCTGTACAATTACTTTGCCTAATTCATATTTGAATCTTAAGTGTTTAACTTTATGCACTGTTCAAATGCTAATTATAGAGATGGATGTGAACAAAATAGACTGACCATAACAAATACAGTCATGGCATGAGGTTTAAGCTTCGGATTCTGCTCCACAGGAACATCTGAGTCTCTCAAAAATGTGAACAGCTTCTTTGCAGATGGTGCGATCTCAAAGATTCTGCAAAATTAACTAAAGCTGTATCATGATCTGAATGAAATAGTTTTGgactcaatttttttatcaatattgaaAAGCAAAATAAGGTAAAGAAGGGATAGAGAATGATTACTTCAGAAAAAACTTTACACCCAATTCACCAGCATTTTTCTTCATTGAGTTCCATGATTTGACCACTAGAGCTTCCTGCTCTTCAGTAAATGCACTCACTTTTAGTCCTCTACTCCTCTCTACACCTTCACATTTATACAAATTGCTCAAGGAATAGAGAATGAAAAGACAATCTAATCCAAGTTTTAGCAAAAggagaaaggaagaagaaagtaaaaattacTTGTGAAAACTTTGGGGTTTCTGCAAACAAGCTCAATAGCTGATCCATCTCTCCTGACCCATGACAACTGCAAAGATCGCTTGGGCAAGAGTCCAGGACCATTTCTTTGTATTATATAATTGTTAGAAACATCTCTTGCGCTATATTTCTTGATGCCTGtagctgttttttttttttttttccaaaattccaTGAACAGACAGGTATGTGCAGTAGGTTATGAAGTCTATAAAGGAAAATCAAGGGGGAAAGGAAAGAGAAGGGAAAAGATACTGACCATCAGAAAGAAGCACGGCAGAGGTTGACCTAAGAGTGGCGGAAATGTAATTGAAGAGAATCATTTAGCAGCTATAGTTTATCGCTGTCTGAAACGCGGAAATATGGTTTAAGAAAGTAACTATACCAACCGggttgtatttatatataagagAGACTTGACTTGGAGAGAAATATTAATGCATATACCCTTTGAAGGTGTGATGGGGCCAACTCGGTAGCATACTTTATTCATCTATGATGCATGCTGGTGCATGTATTATTCGAGACACCAATGAATTTGTGGAAAGATGATCAACACTGTTTTTGGACATGATGGTTGAAGAAGAAGCCCTTTGGGTAAAGAGTTTGGAGAAGTTCGACATTCAAATATATTTACCCATCAAATTCTGGGATTAAGCCTCGAGGATCGGCGGTTCTTCTGTTATGCCTCATCAAATTTTGGGATTAAGCCTTTGCCTCATTTCTTCTATGCAACAGACTTTACATAAGGATAGAAACAGGTGAATCGATTGCTAGAGTTTGACCTTTTATATCTGAACACTTTGGAACATCAGATAATTTTAGCCAATCTTATGCAAAACAACTTTAATCAGAACCTAAATTTTCTGCTGGCTGGATCTGAAACACATCAAACCTCCCATTAAGGAATTAAGACCTTGGACATGCACTCATTTTGAATTGTCACAGAAACTGTAGGCTAATAAATCATCTTCACACTGTATAATGAAGAAACAAGATATACAAAAGATGATCTTTCTGAATgtaccaaaaaaataaagttctagaaaggaaaaactaagaagaagaaagaagaagaagaagaagaatcaaaTAGATGTTAAATACCAAGTTAACCAGACCCATAGTTTACATCTGGCTTTGAAACTACTGATTCAAAAGGAATTGCAACCCTCTCTTTCACAACACATCGAGCTTCCCCATCTTCCAGCACCAGTATTCTCCCAGGTGGACAATCTctgtttctcttttctttattttctggTTGCTGAAACAAGCCTGTGATCTTAAAAGGAATATTTCTTTTGCCAAATTTAGGTCCAAAACCAGACAAGCTTAACACAGATATCACACCAAGAACAGTAATCACCGTCTTAGCTGCTGTACCAATTACGTGACCCAGTCCTTTACCCAAGCTTTTGGACTTGGTATCTGCCTGATTGCTATCTGAGTGATTCAGATTCTTCTTTGCTTCACCAGTGATTACCCCATTGCGCACAGACTTGCGTGTGGAAGGGTATGGCAGGTGCCGATTGTCTACAACTAGGGATTGTGGAGGGCGACTTGGATAAGGAGGAAGCAAAAGATCATTGTTATGCTCCACTGTTTCACCAGCAAATGCAGAAGCTTCCAGTATTAC comes from Ricinus communis isolate WT05 ecotype wild-type chromosome 5, ASM1957865v1, whole genome shotgun sequence and encodes:
- the LOC8279548 gene encoding non-symbiotic hemoglobin 1-like isoform X2 yields the protein MILFNYISATLRSTSAVLLSDATGIKKYSARDVSNNYIIQRNGPGLLPKRSLQLSWVRRDGSAIELVCRNPKVFTKRSRGLKVSAFTEEQEALVVKSWNSMKKNAGELGVKFFLKIFEIAPSAKKLFTFLRDSDVPVEQNPKLKPHAMTVFVMTCESAVLLRKAGKVTVKESNLKDLGATHFRYGVVDEHFEVTKFALLETIKEAVPEMWSPDMKNAWAEAYDQLVTAIKNEMKSPS
- the LOC107261231 gene encoding plastid division protein PDV2, yielding MEEGGVEVVLARAIELRLKISNCIHKASTDNVNINGNSVSIEEKQEKERLEESIITVKGDKEKNPNFQSHDVGTLNDGAEEEDDGEAERLLHIRDALESLEHQLSNLQALQQQQRYEREVALSEIEHSRKMLLDKLKEYKGEDLEVILEASAFAGETVEHNNDLLLPPYPSRPPQSLVVDNRHLPYPSTRKSVRNGVITGEAKKNLNHSDSNQADTKSKSLGKGLGHVIGTAAKTVITVLGVISVLSLSGFGPKFGKRNIPFKITGLFQQPENKEKRNRDCPPGRILVLEDGEARCVVKERVAIPFESVVSKPDVNYGSG
- the LOC8279548 gene encoding non-symbiotic hemoglobin 1-like isoform X1 encodes the protein MILFNYISATLRSTSAVLLSDATGIKKYSARDVSNNYIIQRNGPGLLPKRSLQLSWVRRDGSAIELVCRNPKVFTSVERSRGLKVSAFTEEQEALVVKSWNSMKKNAGELGVKFFLKIFEIAPSAKKLFTFLRDSDVPVEQNPKLKPHAMTVFVMTCESAVLLRKAGKVTVKESNLKDLGATHFRYGVVDEHFEVTKFALLETIKEAVPEMWSPDMKNAWAEAYDQLVTAIKNEMKSPS